Proteins from one Flammeovirgaceae bacterium genomic window:
- the cyoE gene encoding protoheme IX farnesyltransferase, with protein sequence MIAGQVHELSGFSLAMARAKSYFELMKPRLSLLVAFSCAFGYGLASRGGIHWMGLLMVTLGGFLLSGASVCINQIIERDLDKLMKRTMLRPLPTGRVTPQEATVFAALCMALSIWILWSFTNPFTVLLSLVSMVLYSFVYTPLKRVGPVAVFVGAIPGALPPLLGWIAATGQVTYEALIIFGIQFIWQFPHFWAIAWVADDDYQKAGFKLLPSPEGKSLNTAIQIMVYTMFLIPLGLLPALFGITGVYSAMVATVCGVAFFSQTLALMKTGSRQSALRIMFGSFLYLPIVQIAFLLDKVS encoded by the coding sequence ATGATTGCAGGGCAAGTTCATGAATTGAGTGGTTTTTCTTTGGCGATGGCCAGGGCGAAATCTTATTTTGAATTAATGAAACCAAGGCTCTCCTTATTGGTGGCCTTTTCCTGTGCCTTCGGATATGGGCTGGCCTCCAGGGGAGGTATCCATTGGATGGGGCTGCTTATGGTAACCCTGGGCGGGTTTTTGTTGTCGGGCGCTTCGGTGTGCATAAACCAGATCATTGAAAGGGATTTGGACAAGCTGATGAAGCGTACCATGCTACGCCCCCTGCCCACGGGAAGGGTGACCCCACAAGAGGCCACCGTGTTTGCCGCCCTGTGCATGGCATTGAGCATTTGGATCCTGTGGTCTTTTACCAACCCTTTTACGGTGCTGCTCTCGTTGGTTTCGATGGTGCTGTACAGCTTTGTGTACACCCCGCTGAAGAGGGTGGGGCCCGTGGCGGTTTTTGTGGGCGCCATACCGGGCGCATTGCCACCCTTGTTGGGATGGATTGCCGCGACCGGGCAGGTCACCTACGAAGCTTTGATAATTTTTGGGATACAGTTTATCTGGCAGTTCCCACACTTCTGGGCAATTGCCTGGGTGGCCGATGACGACTATCAAAAGGCAGGCTTTAAGCTATTGCCCTCCCCCGAAGGAAAGAGCCTCAACACGGCCATTCAGATTATGGTGTACACGATGTTCCTGATCCCTTTAGGCCTGCTTCCAGCCTTGTTTGGCATCACAGGCGTGTATTCGGCCATGGTGGCCACGGTGTGTGGCGTGGCATTCTTTTCACAAACCTTGGCCTTGATGAAAACGGGCAGCAGGCAATCGGCCTTAAGGATAATGTTTGGTTCATTTTTGTATTTGCCCATCGTGCAGATAGCGTTCTTATTGGACAAAGTGAGTTAG
- a CDS encoding cbb3-type cytochrome c oxidase subunit I, translated as MATVDLHTQADVQHHDDHEHDHGNFWTNYIFSQDHKVIAKQFLITGMFWALIGGTLSVIFRLQLGFPDANLTWLKPLLGDWITPSGKIDTEFYLALVTMHGTIMVFFVLTAGLSGTFSNFLIPLQIGARDMASGFMNMLSYWFFFLSSVIMFTSLFLSTGPASGGWTIYPPLSALPQAMEGSGLGMTLWLVAMAFFIVSSLLGGINYITTIINMRTKGMSFTRLPLTIWAFFFTAIIGLLSFPVLFAAVLLLIFDRSMGTSFYLSDIYINGEALPNQGGSPILFQHLFWFLGHPEVYIVILPSLGITSEIISTNARKPIFGYKAMVGSLLFITILSFVVWAHHMFVTGMNPFLGSIFTLLTLIIAVPSAVKIFNYVTTLWKGNIIFTPAMLFSIGLVSFFLSGGITGLFVGNSAVDIQLHDTYFIVAHFHLVMGAASFFGMLAGVYHWFPKMFGRMMDERLGKVHFWLSFVGVYLVFFPMHYIGIAGFPRRYYSWTNFETFSSFTDLNTLVSVAAILTLSAQFIFLFNFFHSIFRGKLAPANPWKENTLEWTTPRNPKHGNWPGEIPTVYRWPYDYSKPGAKDDYIPQTVPFSETPESNLPHENEQIKLEMEDNNAIVVEGDKH; from the coding sequence ATGGCAACAGTAGATTTACACACGCAGGCAGATGTTCAACACCATGACGACCATGAGCACGATCATGGAAATTTCTGGACAAATTACATTTTCAGCCAGGACCATAAAGTCATTGCCAAGCAATTCCTGATAACGGGAATGTTTTGGGCACTTATCGGGGGCACCTTATCGGTGATCTTCCGCCTGCAATTGGGTTTTCCCGATGCAAACCTGACATGGCTCAAACCTTTATTGGGGGATTGGATCACCCCGTCCGGTAAAATCGATACCGAATTTTACCTGGCCCTGGTGACCATGCACGGCACCATTATGGTGTTCTTCGTATTGACGGCCGGCCTGAGCGGCACGTTCAGCAACTTTTTGATCCCCCTGCAAATTGGCGCCAGGGACATGGCATCGGGCTTTATGAACATGCTTTCATACTGGTTCTTTTTCCTTTCCAGCGTCATTATGTTCACTTCCCTTTTCCTTTCGACCGGGCCCGCCAGCGGGGGATGGACCATCTATCCGCCCCTAAGCGCATTGCCCCAGGCCATGGAAGGTTCCGGGCTGGGCATGACCCTGTGGCTGGTGGCCATGGCGTTTTTCATTGTGAGTTCATTGTTGGGTGGCATTAACTACATTACCACCATCATCAACATGAGGACAAAGGGGATGTCCTTTACGAGGTTGCCCCTCACCATATGGGCATTTTTCTTCACGGCCATTATCGGGCTGCTCTCTTTCCCGGTGCTTTTCGCTGCCGTGTTGTTGCTCATCTTTGACAGAAGCATGGGCACCAGTTTCTACCTCTCCGATATCTACATCAACGGGGAGGCCTTGCCCAATCAAGGGGGGAGCCCGATTTTGTTTCAGCACTTGTTCTGGTTTTTGGGGCACCCTGAGGTATATATCGTGATTTTGCCATCCCTGGGGATCACTTCGGAAATTATCTCCACCAATGCCAGAAAGCCGATATTTGGATATAAAGCCATGGTAGGATCGCTGCTGTTCATCACGATCCTCTCTTTTGTGGTATGGGCACACCATATGTTCGTGACAGGCATGAACCCCTTCCTCGGGTCAATATTCACCCTGCTTACCCTGATCATTGCGGTGCCGTCAGCGGTGAAAATATTCAACTATGTCACCACCCTATGGAAAGGCAACATAATTTTCACGCCTGCCATGTTGTTCTCCATTGGCCTCGTTTCCTTTTTCCTTTCCGGTGGGATCACGGGGCTTTTTGTCGGCAATTCAGCAGTAGACATACAATTGCACGATACTTATTTCATTGTGGCGCACTTCCACCTGGTAATGGGCGCGGCATCCTTCTTCGGGATGCTGGCAGGGGTGTACCACTGGTTCCCTAAAATGTTTGGCCGGATGATGGACGAAAGATTGGGCAAGGTCCACTTCTGGCTTTCTTTTGTGGGCGTGTACCTGGTGTTTTTCCCCATGCACTATATTGGCATTGCAGGGTTCCCCCGCAGGTATTATTCATGGACCAACTTTGAAACGTTCAGTTCATTTACGGATTTGAACACCCTGGTGAGCGTAGCGGCCATACTCACGCTTTCGGCACAATTTATATTCTTGTTCAACTTCTTCCATAGCATTTTCAGGGGCAAGCTGGCACCGGCCAACCCATGGAAGGAAAACACATTGGAATGGACAACCCCGCGGAACCCCAAACATGGGAACTGGCCCGGGGAGATACCTACCGTTTACCGTTGGCCGTACGACTACAGCAAACCTGGTGCAAAGGATGATTACATCCCTCAAACGGTACCTTTTTCGGAAACCCCTGAATCCAATTTGCCGCACGAAAACGAGCAGATAAAACTGGAGATGGAAGACAACAACGCCATTGTAGTGGAGGGCGATAAGCATTAA
- a CDS encoding cytochrome c oxidase subunit II encodes MMSLIIGLGVILVLGILYMIFRIGSLVGLVKGKQGDEHPGNDTHGYLFLVFMVLGLGLFGWYSYAHYDSYVLPVASEHGVATDNLFWITMWICLVAFVVLSIVMFTFAYKYRYNSNRKATFFPENNKLEIVWTVIPAAVLALLIFKGLRVWGDITSPASDDAEVIEMVGQQFAWTARYPGVKDNQLGEVNYKLIDAVNEFGLDLTDKNSFDDFKALELHLPKGKEVHLKIRAKDVIHSVFLPHFRVKMDAVPGMYTNFKFVPTKSTQDMRNETGNPEFNYELACTEVCGQGHFSMRFLVVVEEPEEYEKWKAAQEPWLKQNPDYLAKVPSSLREVAMIKSGIPIESEAGVAATSQTVSISN; translated from the coding sequence ATGATGAGTCTGATTATTGGTTTGGGCGTAATACTCGTGCTGGGCATACTTTATATGATTTTCCGGATCGGTAGCCTGGTGGGCCTTGTCAAAGGGAAGCAAGGGGATGAACATCCGGGGAACGATACGCATGGGTACCTCTTTTTGGTTTTCATGGTATTGGGCTTGGGCTTGTTTGGTTGGTATTCTTACGCACATTACGATAGCTATGTGCTTCCCGTTGCCTCCGAGCATGGCGTGGCCACCGATAATTTGTTCTGGATAACCATGTGGATTTGCTTGGTCGCTTTTGTGGTGCTGTCCATTGTGATGTTCACGTTTGCCTATAAGTACCGGTACAATTCAAACCGGAAGGCCACCTTCTTCCCGGAAAACAACAAATTGGAGATCGTTTGGACGGTCATCCCAGCAGCCGTTTTGGCCTTGTTGATTTTTAAAGGCCTTAGGGTATGGGGGGACATCACCAGCCCGGCTTCGGATGATGCGGAAGTGATAGAAATGGTAGGGCAACAGTTTGCCTGGACGGCAAGGTACCCTGGGGTGAAGGACAATCAATTGGGCGAGGTGAACTACAAATTGATAGATGCGGTCAACGAGTTTGGGCTTGACCTCACCGATAAAAATTCGTTTGATGACTTCAAAGCCTTGGAATTGCACCTGCCAAAGGGCAAGGAAGTCCACCTGAAGATCAGGGCCAAGGACGTAATCCACAGTGTATTCCTTCCCCATTTCAGGGTAAAAATGGATGCGGTGCCCGGTATGTACACCAACTTTAAGTTTGTGCCTACCAAGTCCACCCAGGACATGCGCAATGAAACAGGAAACCCGGAATTTAATTACGAGCTGGCGTGCACGGAAGTGTGCGGGCAGGGCCATTTCTCCATGCGCTTTTTGGTGGTGGTGGAAGAGCCCGAGGAATATGAAAAATGGAAGGCTGCCCAGGAGCCCTGGTTGAAGCAAAACCCAGACTACCTGGCCAAAGTACCTTCGTCACTAAGGGAGGTGGCCATGATCAAATCGGGAATACCTATAGAAAGCGAGGCCGGTGTGGCGGCCACTTCACAAACAGTATCAATTAGCAATTAA
- a CDS encoding quinol:cytochrome C oxidoreductase: MVAEEKYEFKPEAKKKIAILGAVGIVLFILGVFLAMNSGAGHEGEHASVQAMSKLVASTEQAASAEGQVAAVAEGHHGSPAWLKRVYASLWQNNIYFAGLGIIGLFFVAIQYAAQAGWSVPVNRIALAIGQWIPISGILMLVLWFVVKADVFHWTHPDLYVEGPNFDEVIKGKGGYFFWPLQSGGFPLFFILRMVVFFGLWYLFYIWIKKEMLAEDINGGTAHWTKARSLSAIFLVIFAVSSSIAAWDWVMSIDTHWYSTMMGWYVFASWFVSGLAAITLVVVFLKEAGYLKVVNANHLHNLGLFVFAFSIFWTYIWFSQFLLIYYANIPEEAVYFVNQMNNSPYSWVFYASLIMNFVFPFLLFMTRDSKRHLVMLKVVCIIVVLGHWLDFFNMVTPGVVQKDGGLGFLEIGVTMVFLAAFLFVTLNALSKAPLVAKNHPMMGEALNHHI; this comes from the coding sequence ATGGTAGCCGAAGAGAAATACGAATTCAAGCCCGAAGCAAAAAAGAAAATCGCAATACTTGGCGCGGTTGGGATTGTGCTTTTTATTCTGGGGGTATTCCTCGCCATGAACTCAGGTGCAGGGCATGAAGGGGAACATGCCTCCGTCCAAGCGATGTCCAAGCTGGTGGCCAGCACCGAACAGGCCGCTTCGGCCGAAGGACAAGTGGCGGCCGTGGCCGAAGGGCACCATGGCAGCCCGGCATGGCTTAAAAGGGTATATGCCTCCCTTTGGCAAAACAACATTTATTTCGCGGGGCTAGGCATTATTGGTTTGTTCTTTGTGGCCATACAATATGCCGCGCAGGCAGGTTGGTCCGTGCCCGTCAACAGGATTGCGCTGGCCATAGGGCAATGGATACCCATATCGGGCATCCTGATGTTGGTATTGTGGTTTGTGGTGAAAGCAGACGTGTTCCACTGGACCCACCCCGATTTGTATGTGGAAGGGCCAAATTTTGATGAAGTGATCAAAGGCAAGGGCGGCTACTTTTTCTGGCCGCTGCAGTCCGGGGGTTTCCCGTTGTTCTTTATTCTCAGGATGGTCGTGTTCTTCGGCCTATGGTACCTTTTCTACATTTGGATCAAAAAGGAAATGCTGGCCGAAGACATCAATGGCGGCACGGCACACTGGACCAAAGCCCGCTCCTTGTCGGCCATATTTTTGGTGATATTCGCAGTGAGTTCTTCCATCGCTGCATGGGACTGGGTGATGAGCATTGACACCCATTGGTACAGCACCATGATGGGCTGGTATGTGTTTGCCAGTTGGTTTGTGTCCGGATTGGCGGCCATTACCCTGGTGGTGGTCTTTTTGAAGGAAGCGGGTTACCTGAAGGTTGTCAATGCCAACCATTTGCACAACCTGGGCTTGTTTGTTTTTGCATTTAGTATTTTTTGGACCTATATCTGGTTCAGCCAGTTCTTGTTGATTTATTATGCCAATATCCCGGAAGAGGCCGTGTACTTTGTCAACCAAATGAACAACAGCCCCTATAGCTGGGTGTTTTATGCGAGTTTGATTATGAACTTTGTGTTTCCCTTCCTGTTGTTCATGACAAGGGACTCCAAGCGGCACTTAGTCATGCTAAAGGTGGTTTGCATAATAGTAGTGTTGGGCCATTGGCTTGATTTCTTCAACATGGTGACACCTGGAGTGGTGCAAAAAGATGGCGGGCTTGGCTTTTTGGAAATAGGGGTTACAATGGTTTTTTTGGCAGCGTTTTTATTTGTGACCCTAAATGCATTGTCCAAGGCGCCATTGGTGGCCAAGAACCACCCCATGATGGGAGAGGCATTGAACCACCACATTTAG
- a CDS encoding cytochrome c, whose product MQLLKTVLIAMAGTALLAGCSAGGDYPGLEYAPNMYHSVAYEPLTQITDESAGMWVSSLNNGRGEYFNSNKYNPYMMNMRPPAPNTVKRNKNGWLPYRIGKDSLDYASTIKSPLDSTAAIIADGKALYAVYCNHCHGPKGEGDGKVATGVKVDGVDKGMVAGVANLQGNAYLNMTEGHIFHVITWGRNLMQPHGSQISPEDRWKIAKYVKVLQKKK is encoded by the coding sequence ATGCAACTACTCAAGACAGTTTTAATAGCAATGGCAGGCACGGCCTTGTTGGCTGGTTGTTCGGCAGGGGGCGATTACCCCGGCCTGGAATACGCCCCCAACATGTACCACTCTGTCGCCTATGAACCCCTTACCCAGATAACGGACGAAAGTGCTGGAATGTGGGTGAGTTCCCTTAACAACGGCAGGGGGGAGTACTTCAACTCCAACAAATACAACCCCTACATGATGAACATGAGGCCGCCCGCGCCCAATACGGTAAAGAGGAACAAGAATGGCTGGCTTCCCTACCGGATAGGGAAAGACAGCCTGGATTATGCCTCCACCATTAAAAGCCCCCTGGACAGCACGGCCGCCATTATTGCTGATGGGAAAGCCCTATATGCGGTGTATTGCAACCATTGCCACGGGCCAAAGGGCGAGGGGGATGGCAAAGTGGCCACAGGCGTAAAAGTGGATGGTGTCGATAAGGGAATGGTGGCCGGTGTGGCCAACTTGCAAGGCAATGCTTATTTGAACATGACCGAAGGCCATATTTTCCACGTGATTACCTGGGGCCGTAATTTGATGCAGCCGCACGGCTCGCAAATAAGCCCGGAAGACCGCTGGAAAATAGCCAAATACGTGAAGGTGTTGCAAAAGAAGAAATAG
- a CDS encoding DUF3341 domain-containing protein, producing the protein MESNKNFVLGVYDDEDVLLQAVTKVRDKGVKIHEVYSPFPVHGLDTALGYKRTRLPIAAFLFGLTGTSLALLMQIWMLGYDWPMIIGGKNFASLPPFIPVTFELTVLLSALGMVATFLIVSDMKPYRWPQQFDVRSTDDKHIMAIDLAKNRLKKEDIGALLKDSGAQEVNDKNF; encoded by the coding sequence ATGGAAAGCAACAAAAATTTTGTATTAGGTGTGTATGATGATGAAGATGTCCTTCTTCAAGCCGTTACCAAGGTGAGGGACAAGGGTGTTAAAATTCATGAGGTCTATTCCCCGTTTCCCGTCCATGGCCTGGACACGGCCTTAGGCTATAAGAGGACCCGGTTGCCCATTGCCGCGTTTTTGTTTGGGCTCACCGGCACCAGCCTCGCCTTGCTCATGCAGATATGGATGCTGGGCTATGACTGGCCTATGATAATAGGAGGAAAGAACTTTGCCTCCTTGCCGCCATTTATCCCCGTGACTTTTGAATTGACCGTTCTGCTCTCGGCCCTTGGAATGGTGGCCACTTTCCTGATCGTTAGCGACATGAAGCCCTATAGGTGGCCACAGCAGTTTGATGTAAGGAGCACGGACGACAAGCATATTATGGCCATTGATTTGGCAAAAAACCGATTGAAAAAAGAAGACATTGGCGCCCTGTTGAAAGATAGTGGGGCACAGGAAGTAAACGATAAGAACTTTTAA
- the nrfD gene encoding polysulfide reductase NrfD has translation MEVSSTLRESLITGGKTVSDVSEDISRQVEGKPAPLWWMALGVSLILLGFGVYAMVITLWDGIGMWGLNRTVGWAWDITNFVWWVGIGHAGTLISAILLLFRQKWRMSINRAAEAMTIFAVICAATFPMIHMGRLWLGFYWALPLPNAFGSLWVNFNSPLLWDVFAISTYFTVSLVFWYMGLIPDFAVIRDRAVRTGHNTRALIYNTLSFGWQGGARTWMRYESVALILAGLSTPLVLSVHTIVSMDFATSVVPGWHTTIFPPYFVSGAIFSGFAMVLTLLLITRKVFRLEDYITIYHIELMNIIIIVTGSIVGIAYITEFFIAWYGQVPAEQYAFINRAFGPYWWAYWSMMTCNVISPQLFWIKKIRTSLVATFVLSIIVNIGMWFERFVIIVTSLHRDYLPSSWAMFYPTMYDVGVYVMTFGFFFTAFLLFAKFFPVINMAEVKSILKSSSEKKH, from the coding sequence ATGGAAGTTAGCTCAACACTACGCGAATCACTCATCACCGGTGGCAAAACGGTAAGTGACGTTTCTGAAGACATTAGCCGCCAGGTGGAGGGCAAGCCTGCACCCCTTTGGTGGATGGCATTGGGGGTTTCCCTTATCCTGCTTGGGTTTGGCGTGTATGCCATGGTCATTACTTTGTGGGATGGCATAGGCATGTGGGGGCTTAACAGGACGGTAGGTTGGGCCTGGGACATCACCAACTTCGTGTGGTGGGTGGGTATTGGCCACGCAGGCACGTTGATTTCCGCCATCTTGTTGCTCTTCCGCCAAAAGTGGCGGATGTCCATCAACCGTGCGGCAGAGGCCATGACCATCTTTGCGGTGATTTGCGCGGCCACCTTCCCGATGATCCACATGGGGCGTTTGTGGTTGGGCTTTTACTGGGCGCTGCCCCTTCCCAATGCTTTTGGGTCCCTTTGGGTGAACTTCAACTCCCCTTTGCTTTGGGACGTATTTGCGATATCCACCTACTTCACGGTATCCCTGGTATTTTGGTACATGGGGCTTATCCCCGACTTTGCCGTAATCCGCGACCGTGCCGTTAGGACAGGGCACAACACACGCGCCCTGATTTATAACACCTTGAGTTTCGGATGGCAGGGAGGCGCCCGCACTTGGATGCGCTACGAATCGGTGGCGTTGATCCTGGCCGGCCTCTCCACGCCCCTTGTGCTTTCCGTGCATACCATTGTGTCCATGGACTTCGCCACTTCCGTGGTGCCGGGATGGCATACGACCATATTCCCGCCCTACTTTGTGTCAGGCGCCATCTTTTCGGGGTTTGCGATGGTGCTTACCCTGTTGTTGATCACCAGGAAAGTATTCAGGCTGGAAGATTACATCACCATCTACCACATTGAGTTGATGAACATCATCATTATCGTGACAGGGTCCATTGTGGGGATAGCCTATATCACGGAGTTCTTTATTGCCTGGTATGGCCAGGTGCCCGCTGAACAATACGCATTTATCAACCGCGCCTTTGGCCCCTACTGGTGGGCCTACTGGTCCATGATGACCTGTAATGTGATATCCCCCCAGCTATTCTGGATAAAGAAAATCAGGACCAGCCTGGTGGCCACTTTCGTGTTGTCCATTATAGTGAATATTGGGATGTGGTTCGAGCGTTTTGTGATTATTGTAACTTCCCTGCACCGGGATTACCTGCCCTCCAGTTGGGCCATGTTCTACCCCACCATGTACGATGTAGGGGTATATGTTATGACATTCGGGTTTTTCTTTACCGCTTTTTTGTTGTTTGCAAAGTTTTTCCCGGTAATCAACATGGCAGAGGTAAAAAGCATTTTAAAATCGTCATCTGAAAAAAAGCATTGA
- a CDS encoding TAT-variant-translocated molybdopterin oxidoreductase, which produces MNNTKKTYWKGLPELKNDPAFVKHADKEFVDFGVEDDPRHTRRDFLKMMGFSVAAASLAACEAPIRKAIPFVNKPVDADPSIPNYYASTYINGGDYCSIVVKTREGRPIKVEGNSLSKVSMGGTSAQVEASVMSLYDNYRLRRPKKGNTDATWEDIDNEITSKLQEVSATGGQVRIVSNTILSPSTKAAIDRFKTKYPTTSHVQYDQVSYYGLAKGNEASFGKALIPSYDFSKAKLIVSVDADFLGTWLSPIEFTKQYSVNRKVSEENRNMSRHYQFESNLTLTGANADYRTMVRPSQVGLVVAQLYNLIAGKAGKATLSAGLDKVVNLSKAADELWANRGNALVVCGSNDKDVQVLVNGINDMLGSYGATIQVGKPVNYRQGDDEQMAAFVADAEAGKIGAVVFYNCNPVYDHPMGAKLEAALKNIPLTVSTSYTEDETSSATAYKAPDHHYLESWNDFEPKKNSFSLSQPAITPLFKTRQAQESLLMWAGEKVEYFSYLKNNWKNWHFNQSALGVGFQAFWDKCLYDGVFEGGEGSAESVTFAGDVNAAAASVSANYKANNAGFEIALYENCGVGNGSQANNPLLQELPDPITKAVWDHYATISQKDAAALGVENDAEGRTQYLNIAIGNKTIKIPALVQPGQTPGTIGIAIGYGRTKVGKVAENLGQNVYPLVSLVNGSLNYSITTGVTPTLVDEAFQIAQTQVHQTYMGRSNVIQESVLSEFKKNPEAGREFPKITRWDEKVDPGKISLWKGHDYNDHHWGMSIDLNSCTGCGACIVACNVENNVAIVGKQEVINRREMHWLRIDRYYSSDATDISDYEALEHAAENPEVVFQPMLCQHCNNAPCETVCPVAATTHSTEGLNQMVYNRCIGTRYCANNCPYKVRRFNWFKYHDNQKFYEVNPAMNTDLGRMVLNPEVTVRSRGVMEKCSFCVQRIQAGKLTAKREKRKVKDGEIVTACQAACTSGAILFGDLNDPESQLSKLLQVTRNEKRPNSPDKHIGNPRAYRALEEIGVKPNIFYLTKIKNKDATNA; this is translated from the coding sequence ATGAACAATACAAAAAAAACATACTGGAAAGGTTTGCCAGAGCTAAAGAACGACCCTGCATTTGTAAAACATGCAGACAAGGAATTCGTTGACTTTGGAGTGGAGGATGACCCACGCCACACGCGTAGGGATTTCCTCAAAATGATGGGCTTTAGCGTGGCGGCCGCTTCTTTGGCGGCCTGTGAGGCGCCCATACGCAAGGCCATACCTTTTGTAAACAAGCCGGTGGATGCGGACCCCAGCATTCCCAACTATTACGCCTCCACCTATATCAACGGTGGCGACTATTGCAGTATTGTGGTGAAGACCCGTGAAGGGCGGCCAATCAAAGTAGAAGGGAACAGCCTTTCCAAAGTGAGCATGGGCGGCACCAGCGCACAGGTAGAGGCTTCGGTAATGTCGCTGTACGACAACTACCGCCTGCGCAGGCCAAAGAAAGGAAACACCGATGCAACCTGGGAGGACATTGACAACGAAATCACCTCAAAATTGCAAGAGGTGTCGGCCACTGGTGGCCAGGTGCGGATTGTCAGCAATACCATTCTTAGCCCCAGCACCAAAGCCGCCATTGACCGTTTCAAAACCAAATACCCAACCACCAGCCATGTGCAGTACGACCAGGTATCGTACTACGGCTTGGCAAAGGGCAACGAGGCATCATTCGGCAAGGCCTTAATCCCTTCCTATGATTTTTCCAAAGCAAAACTTATCGTTAGTGTGGATGCCGATTTCCTTGGCACCTGGCTATCCCCGATAGAATTCACCAAGCAATACAGTGTAAACCGTAAGGTGAGCGAGGAGAACCGGAACATGTCGCGTCATTACCAGTTTGAGTCCAACCTCACCCTGACAGGCGCCAATGCCGACTACCGTACCATGGTAAGGCCTTCCCAGGTAGGCTTGGTGGTGGCGCAACTTTATAACCTTATTGCCGGCAAGGCAGGCAAGGCCACCCTTTCGGCCGGTCTGGACAAGGTGGTGAACCTGTCCAAAGCGGCAGATGAACTTTGGGCAAACCGTGGCAACGCACTGGTCGTTTGCGGCTCAAACGACAAAGACGTTCAGGTGTTGGTAAACGGGATCAACGATATGCTTGGCAGCTATGGTGCCACCATCCAGGTGGGCAAGCCCGTAAACTACCGCCAAGGGGATGACGAGCAAATGGCCGCTTTTGTGGCCGATGCAGAAGCAGGGAAGATCGGGGCTGTGGTTTTTTATAACTGCAACCCTGTTTATGACCACCCTATGGGGGCGAAACTGGAGGCGGCACTCAAGAATATCCCGTTGACGGTTTCCACTTCCTATACCGAGGACGAAACCTCTTCGGCAACGGCTTACAAAGCCCCTGACCACCATTACCTGGAGTCGTGGAACGACTTTGAACCCAAGAAAAACTCGTTTAGCCTTTCCCAACCGGCCATTACACCGCTGTTCAAAACCCGCCAGGCACAGGAAAGCCTGTTGATGTGGGCCGGTGAAAAGGTAGAGTATTTTTCCTACCTGAAAAACAACTGGAAAAACTGGCATTTTAACCAATCCGCCCTGGGCGTTGGCTTCCAGGCATTTTGGGACAAGTGCCTGTATGACGGGGTGTTCGAGGGGGGTGAAGGATCAGCGGAAAGCGTGACTTTTGCCGGGGACGTAAATGCGGCCGCTGCATCGGTAAGTGCCAACTACAAGGCCAATAATGCTGGGTTTGAAATAGCCCTCTACGAAAATTGCGGGGTAGGCAACGGCTCCCAGGCCAACAACCCCTTGCTGCAGGAGCTTCCTGACCCTATTACGAAAGCCGTTTGGGACCATTATGCCACCATCTCCCAAAAGGACGCGGCTGCCCTGGGGGTGGAGAATGACGCTGAGGGAAGGACACAGTACCTTAATATTGCCATCGGCAACAAGACGATTAAAATCCCGGCATTGGTACAGCCCGGGCAAACGCCAGGCACCATTGGCATAGCCATCGGGTACGGCCGGACCAAAGTAGGCAAGGTGGCCGAAAACCTGGGGCAAAATGTATACCCCCTGGTGTCGCTGGTCAACGGGTCGCTTAATTATTCCATTACCACTGGGGTAACCCCAACACTTGTGGACGAAGCGTTCCAAATTGCGCAAACACAGGTGCACCAAACCTATATGGGGCGCAGTAATGTGATACAGGAATCCGTGTTAAGCGAATTTAAAAAGAACCCCGAAGCAGGAAGGGAGTTTCCGAAAATCACCAGGTGGGACGAAAAAGTTGACCCGGGCAAGATAAGCCTTTGGAAAGGCCATGACTATAACGACCACCACTGGGGCATGTCCATTGACTTGAACTCCTGCACCGGTTGCGGGGCATGTATTGTGGCATGCAACGTGGAGAACAACGTGGCCATTGTGGGCAAACAGGAAGTGATAAACCGCAGGGAAATGCACTGGTTGCGGATAGACAGGTACTACAGCAGCGATGCGACCGATATCAGCGACTATGAGGCCCTGGAGCATGCGGCCGAAAACCCCGAGGTGGTGTTCCAGCCCATGTTATGCCAGCATTGCAACAATGCGCCATGCGAAACGGTGTGCCCGGTGGCGGCCACCACCCATAGCACGGAAGGGTTGAACCAAATGGTTTACAACCGCTGCATTGGCACCCGGTATTGCGCCAACAACTGTCCTTATAAGGTTAGGCGTTTTAACTGGTTTAAGTACCACGACAACCAGAAGTTTTATGAAGTAAACCCGGCCATGAACACAGACCTGGGCCGGATGGTGCTCAACCCCGAAGTAACGGTGAGGTCCAGAGGGGTAATGGAGAAATGTTCCTTCTGTGTGCAGCGCATCCAGGCCGGCAAGCTGACGGCCAAGAGGGAAAAGAGAAAGGTGAAGGACGGGGAGATCGTTACCGCATGCCAGGCAGCCTGTACCTCCGGGGCCATCTTATTCGGGGACTTGAACGACCCTGAAAGCCAGCTCAGTAAATTGTTGCAGGTTACCCGCAACGAGAAGCGGCCCAATAGCCCTGACAAGCATATTGGCAACCCGCGCGCCTACCGGGCTTTGGAGGAAATAGGGGTGAAGCCCAATATTTTCTACCTCACCAAGATCAAAAACAAAGACGCAACAAACGCATAG